A section of the Paenibacillus yonginensis genome encodes:
- a CDS encoding endonuclease MutS2 has protein sequence MNPKVLKTMEYHKIIDALAHFTGTELGRDLAKELEPSIDLDHVKRLLQATDEAFKVDRLKGAPPFGGIVNMMPAAKRARIGGTLSPHELHGIASTLFGARRVRRHLAALHEEDPIPLLFELTENLSDQKPLEDAIKRCIDDNAEVVDTASPALAQIRRELRGGEGRIREKLDSMIRSSNVSKMLQDQLITIRNDRFVIPVKAEYRSYFGGIVHDQSGSGATLFIEPESIVAMNNKLRETRLAEEREIEVILQKLTALVGEQSELLYYDCEVLAELDFIFAKAKLAREMKATLPLMNDRGFLKLKKGRHPLIAMDKVVPLDVELGNQYTSIIVTGPNTGGKTVSLKTIGLLSLMAMSGLFIPAEDGSQLCVFDAIYADIGDEQSIEQNLSTFSSHMTNIINILNEMSPKSLVLLDELGAGTDPAEGSALAIAILDYIHSLGCRMVATTHYSELKAYAYERKGVINASMEFDVNTLSPTYRLLIGVPGRSNAFAIAERLGLSSSILDFARGEVKEDDLRVENMIASLEQNRLSAERDRDKAEKLRAEMEELRRKYEQELEKLEESRDKRIEKAENDARAIVEKARNEAQTIIDDLRKLALEEGASVKEHKLIAARKALDDAAPAQRKKAPAVRKALKQRQIGPGDEVRVYSLNQKGHVVELAGKEAVVQLGIMKMKVSLDDLELVQQEQTAKTPQRVVTNVKRTKDDSVRTELDLRGANLEEALIEVDRFLDEAFLANLGQVYIIHGKGTGVLRSGMQEYLRRHKHIKSYRLGNYGEGGSGVTVAELK, from the coding sequence TTGAATCCAAAAGTATTGAAGACGATGGAATACCATAAAATTATAGATGCGCTTGCTCATTTTACCGGAACGGAGCTTGGCCGTGATCTGGCCAAGGAACTCGAGCCCTCCATCGATCTGGATCATGTTAAACGTCTGCTTCAAGCAACGGATGAAGCTTTTAAGGTCGACAGGCTGAAGGGAGCCCCGCCGTTTGGCGGCATTGTCAATATGATGCCCGCAGCCAAACGTGCCCGAATCGGCGGGACGCTGAGTCCGCATGAGCTGCATGGAATCGCATCCACCCTGTTCGGGGCACGCCGGGTACGGCGCCATCTGGCCGCCCTGCACGAAGAGGACCCGATTCCGCTGCTGTTTGAATTAACGGAGAATCTGAGCGATCAGAAGCCGCTTGAAGATGCCATCAAACGCTGCATCGACGATAACGCGGAGGTGGTGGATACAGCCAGCCCGGCTTTGGCGCAAATTCGCCGCGAGCTGCGGGGAGGCGAAGGCCGGATCCGCGAGAAGCTGGATTCGATGATCAGGTCCTCCAACGTGTCAAAAATGCTGCAGGATCAGCTGATCACGATCCGGAACGACCGCTTTGTCATCCCGGTCAAAGCGGAATACCGTTCTTATTTTGGCGGGATTGTTCATGATCAATCCGGTTCAGGAGCTACACTGTTTATTGAACCGGAATCCATTGTAGCTATGAACAATAAGCTGCGTGAAACACGGCTGGCCGAGGAACGCGAGATTGAAGTGATTTTGCAGAAGCTGACGGCCCTTGTGGGCGAGCAGTCCGAGCTTTTGTATTACGATTGCGAAGTCTTGGCCGAGCTGGATTTTATTTTTGCCAAAGCCAAACTTGCCCGTGAAATGAAAGCAACCCTGCCGCTGATGAATGACCGGGGATTTCTGAAGCTGAAGAAGGGACGCCACCCGCTGATCGCTATGGATAAGGTGGTTCCGTTAGATGTCGAGCTGGGGAATCAGTACACCTCGATCATTGTTACCGGACCGAATACGGGCGGTAAGACGGTATCCCTGAAGACGATTGGTCTGCTGAGCCTGATGGCCATGTCCGGTCTGTTTATCCCCGCCGAGGATGGAAGCCAGCTGTGTGTCTTTGATGCCATTTATGCGGATATCGGGGACGAGCAGAGTATTGAGCAGAACCTCAGTACCTTCTCCAGCCATATGACGAATATCATCAACATCTTGAATGAAATGTCTCCAAAAAGTCTGGTTCTGCTGGATGAGCTTGGCGCAGGCACGGACCCGGCGGAAGGCTCTGCGCTTGCCATCGCAATCCTGGATTATATTCATTCCTTGGGCTGCCGCATGGTAGCAACAACCCATTACAGCGAACTGAAGGCTTATGCTTATGAACGTAAAGGCGTTATCAATGCCAGCATGGAATTTGATGTGAATACGCTTAGTCCGACTTACCGTCTTCTGATCGGGGTGCCGGGACGAAGCAACGCCTTTGCAATTGCGGAACGGTTGGGCTTGTCGTCCTCTATTCTGGATTTTGCCCGTGGCGAAGTGAAGGAAGACGACCTGCGGGTAGAAAATATGATCGCTTCCCTGGAGCAGAACCGTTTAAGCGCTGAACGGGATCGGGATAAGGCTGAGAAGCTGCGGGCCGAGATGGAAGAGCTGCGTCGCAAATACGAGCAGGAGCTTGAGAAGCTTGAGGAGTCGCGGGATAAACGGATTGAGAAGGCTGAGAACGATGCCAGGGCCATTGTGGAGAAGGCTCGTAATGAAGCCCAAACAATCATTGATGATCTGCGGAAGCTGGCGCTGGAGGAAGGGGCTTCGGTTAAGGAGCATAAGCTGATTGCTGCCCGCAAAGCGCTGGACGACGCAGCCCCTGCGCAGCGCAAGAAAGCCCCGGCAGTACGCAAAGCGCTCAAGCAGCGGCAGATCGGTCCTGGAGATGAAGTTCGGGTATACAGTCTGAATCAGAAGGGTCATGTGGTAGAACTGGCTGGCAAGGAAGCTGTCGTTCAGCTTGGGATCATGAAGATGAAGGTCAGCCTGGACGATCTTGAGCTGGTTCAGCAGGAGCAAACGGCCAAGACGCCTCAGCGCGTCGTAACGAACGTTAAACGGACCAAAGACGATTCGGTGCGGACTGAACTCGATCTTCGCGGAGCCAATCTGGAAGAGGCGCTGATCGAGGTGGACCGTTTCCTGGATGAAGCTTTCCTGGCTAACCTGGGGCAGGTCTACATCATTCACGGCAAAGGAACCGGAGTGCTGCGCAGCGGCATGCAGGAATACTTGCGCAGACATAAGCATATAAAGAGCTATCGGCTGGGCAATTATGGAGAAGGCGGCTCCGGGGTTACGGTTGCCGAGCTTAAATAA
- a CDS encoding NAD(P)/FAD-dependent oxidoreductase, with protein MNLHSGRLYWPTLYHKPQKYPALSASIQCDILIVGGGLSGSLLAYMLSRAGIKVTLLEKHKAGSGSSGANTGLIQYTSDKTLTSCINSFGEEKGVRFYELCREAVIGLTRLYKEAGDTEEGMALRSSLYFASSLEDKQLLREEYETLRKYGFPAEWLSEQDIRGRFPFAKPGAIYTTGDAEVNPYHFVHALLEAAVRGGATVYEDSPVHGFHFDGRRVHGRVGEYEITAGRVIIAAGYETQELKKDRGAYLTQSFALATEPAPFLDQWDQRCLIWETARPYLYMRTTPDNRIIIGGLDEPLGPGGLDETRYLSQSETLLLKLAELFPMAAGLKAEYALGAVFGQTRDGLPYIGEHPRFPGCLFMEGYGGNGAVYSYIAAKLITDMIEGRKSRDLELFSLTRDTHPFSAGS; from the coding sequence ATGAATCTTCATTCCGGCCGCTTATATTGGCCGACTCTGTATCATAAACCGCAGAAGTACCCGGCTCTTTCAGCGTCGATTCAATGTGACATTCTGATTGTTGGAGGGGGGCTGAGCGGCTCATTATTAGCTTATATGCTCTCCAGAGCGGGCATAAAGGTCACCTTGCTGGAGAAACATAAGGCCGGTTCCGGAAGCTCCGGTGCCAATACCGGACTGATTCAGTATACCAGCGATAAAACATTAACCTCCTGCATCAACAGCTTTGGGGAGGAGAAAGGCGTTCGATTTTACGAATTATGCCGGGAAGCCGTCATCGGCTTAACCCGTCTCTATAAGGAAGCTGGCGACACGGAAGAAGGCATGGCGCTGCGCAGCAGTCTTTATTTTGCAAGCTCGCTTGAGGATAAACAGCTGCTGCGGGAAGAATATGAGACGCTGCGCAAATACGGCTTCCCGGCCGAATGGCTGTCCGAGCAGGACATCCGCGGACGTTTCCCCTTCGCCAAACCCGGCGCAATCTACACCACGGGGGATGCCGAAGTGAACCCTTACCATTTCGTACACGCCCTGCTGGAGGCAGCCGTTCGCGGCGGAGCAACGGTTTATGAGGACAGCCCTGTCCATGGCTTTCATTTTGATGGCCGCCGGGTTCACGGCAGAGTGGGCGAATATGAAATTACAGCCGGTCGGGTCATCATTGCTGCAGGCTATGAAACCCAGGAATTGAAGAAGGACCGTGGAGCTTATTTGACCCAATCTTTTGCGCTGGCGACCGAACCCGCCCCGTTTTTGGACCAATGGGACCAACGATGTTTGATATGGGAGACCGCCCGTCCTTATTTATATATGCGGACTACCCCTGACAACCGGATCATCATCGGAGGGCTGGACGAACCGTTAGGGCCGGGAGGACTTGATGAAACCCGGTATCTCAGCCAATCCGAAACCCTGCTGCTGAAGCTGGCCGAGCTGTTCCCGATGGCTGCCGGGCTCAAAGCCGAATACGCCTTGGGAGCCGTATTTGGCCAAACCCGCGATGGACTTCCCTACATAGGTGAACACCCCCGCTTTCCCGGATGTTTATTTATGGAGGGATACGGGGGCAACGGAGCCGTCTACAGTTATATAGCTGCAAAGCTGATTACTGACATGATTGAGGGACGCAAAAGCCGGGATCTCGAGCTCTTCTCTTTAACACGTGATACACATCCCTTTTCTGCTGGATCCTGA
- a CDS encoding DUF350 domain-containing protein produces MELVVFLACFERLTSYRCWGEIAEGNMAAALATGGKIAGICLILRSAASYPDTTDFMKWSCFGVLLLFVAYLLFEFCTPVFKIDEEIKSRNTAAGMISCCISVSLALVIAACMV; encoded by the coding sequence TTGGAGCTGGTTGTGTTCCTGGCTTGTTTCGAGCGGCTGACTTCTTACCGCTGCTGGGGAGAAATAGCTGAAGGCAATATGGCGGCAGCTTTGGCCACTGGCGGTAAAATCGCCGGAATCTGCCTGATTTTGAGGTCGGCAGCCTCCTACCCGGATACTACGGATTTTATGAAATGGTCCTGCTTTGGAGTTTTGTTGTTGTTTGTAGCCTATTTATTATTTGAATTTTGTACACCGGTATTTAAAATCGATGAAGAAATCAAGTCGCGCAATACGGCAGCCGGGATGATCTCTTGTTGTATCTCGGTATCGCTGGCGCTTGTCATAGCGGCGTGTATGGTTTAG